From the genome of Thermaerobacter marianensis DSM 12885:
GGAAGCGGGGGAGCTGGAGTGGCGGGCCCCGGATCCGTGCTGTCACCCTTATCTGGCCCTGGCGGCGCTGCTGCGGGCGGGCGCCGACGGCATCGAGCGCCGGCTAGAGCCGCCCCCGCCCCTGGAGGAGAACGTCTTCGAGCTCGACCCTGCGGAGATCGCGGCCCGGGGGCTGGAGCCGCTGCCCGGCAGCCTGGGCGAGGCCCTGGACGACATGCGGGTCAGCGGGCTGATCCGGGACGCGCTGGGGGAGTACCTGTTCACCCGCTACCTGGAAGCGAAGCGGATGGAGTGGGACATCTACCGGGTGCAGGTCCACCAGTGGGAGCTGGACCAGTACCTGCCGGTGTTCTGAAGAGGCCGGGCGAGCGGTCAGCCACCCCACTTCCTCCCGGAACAGGCCTCCCGGGCAGCATCGTCCCTGGCACGAAAAAAAGAGCCACCGGTCATCCAGGCGGCCGGTGGCGCTTGACCGGAGATGGCCGAGGCGGCCTCAACGGTCGCCGTCGCCGTTGCCCGCGCCCGCGGCCTCGCCGTCGCCCTCGCCCTTCAGCGCCCGCTCGATGGCCTCGCGGTGGCGCCCGAAGCCGCGGAAGACCTTCCCGTCGATGACCACCGTGGCCGTGACGCGGCTCTGGTACTGGTTGACCAGGCGGTCGTAGGCCGCGGGGTCCTGGCGGACGTCGTAGGCGGTGAACTCGACGCCCAGCTGGCGGAGGAACTCCTCCGCATGGCGGCAGTCGGCTCAGCCGGGCTGCATGTAGAGCTCGACCTTGCGGGGCACGGCCGACCCTCCTCGTGGCAGCCTGCGCTGCCTGTCCTCATGGATCTTCATGGATTATACTGTGACATCGCCTGCAGCCGATACCATCCACTGCAACCGATCCCCGGTCCGGGTGCCGGTCGCCGCAATGGTTCCTGCGGGAAGCTCCAGCACGGCCTGCCCGCGCCAGACCGGCGGTCCCACTCGCCCCGGGTCCAGCCGGTAGGCTGCCACCACCCGGCCCTGCCGGTCCACATGCACCACGTCGATGGCAAAGGCCATGCCCAGGCCGTGGACCCACCGGCACGGCCACAGCACCAGCCCCTCGCCGGGGGCCAGGGCCGGCCGGCCCAGCAGCCCGCGGGCCCGGGCCCGCCATGAGGCGGCCACGGTGATCCGGTCGCCCAGCACGGTCCCCCGGGTGAGATTGATGACCCGGACCGGTCCCGGGCCTGGCGGCCGCCGGGGGCTCCAGGCGATGGGCCGGTCCGGCTCCCGCCCCGCGTCCTGGTCAACACCCCAATGCATCACGGGACGGCCTCCCCTGGCGATGCCCGCCACCGTCCGTCTCGGGCGGGGGCGACCCGCGCCGCGTTGCGTGCCGGCGGGCCGGCGGCGGCCGCCGCCGCCGGCCGGTGGCCGCGTTCTACCCCGGGTTTCGGGCGCCGGGGCGCGTTCGTGCAGGGACTCCGGGCAAGGACCCGGATCCTTCGCGGGATCACCGCCGGTCGGGCCGCTGCAAAGGGTTGTCCGCGAGAAAGCCGCCCGGGCGGCCGGGCCGGGAACCGGCCGGCGGGCCGGTTCGTCCAAAAGAAGGAGGCCGGCGACGGCGGGTCGCAACGTATACCCGTGGTGGAGTCGTAGCAGCAGGCGGCGTCGTCCCCGCAGGGTCCGCGCCCCGGGATGGCGGGCGGGCGCCCGTGGGGAGCAAGGGGCCGGTGATGGGGTCGGTAAGCGGTGATGGGTGGTGACGCGCCGCGGCCCGCCATGGCGGAAGGGCCGCCCGCCCGCCGGCCTGCCCGGCGGGCCGCTCGTCGCCGCCCCCGGCGGGCCGAATTCCCCGTTGACGGCACCGGCGGCCGATCTATGCTGGAATTCCGGAAGCCCGCCGGGACGGAGCTGGTGCCTGGGACCCGTTCCATCCCAGGGTCCGTTCCCGGCAACGAGCCGCGCCGGTACGGCCGGGCCTGGCCCGGTCCGGTGGGAGGGAGAACCGTGACGTACCTGGATCCGGCGGCCACCGTGGTGGGGGCGCCGGTGTGGCCCGTGTGGCTCTTGCGCGGTCTGGAAGCGGCCGTGGTCTTCGTGGTGGTGTACAATCTGGCCGTCTACGTCGGCGGGCTGCGCAACCCGCGCCCGGTTCCCCGTACCACACCGCGGACGCGGTTTGCCGTGCTGATCCCCGCCCACAATGAGGAGGCCGTCATCGGCCCCCTCATCGAGAGCCTGGGGCGGCAGGCGTATCCGCGGCACCTCTACGACGTCTTCGTGGTCGCCGACAACTGCACCGACGGCACCGCGGCCGCCGCCCGGGCGGCAGGGGCCCACGTGTGGGAACGCTTCGACGACCAGCGGCGCGGCAAGCAGTACGCCGTCGCCTACGCCCTGGAGCGCATCGCCAGCCTGGGCCGCCGCTATGACGCCGTGGTGATGTTCGACGCCGACAACCTGGTGGAGCCGAACTTCCTCCAGGTGATGAACGACCACCTGGCGGCGGGGGAGAAGATCATCCAGGCGTATGTGGACGCCAAGAATCCCGACGACAGCTGGGTGTCGGCCGCCTTCGCCTTCAGCTTCTGGATGAGCAACCGCTGGCGCCTGCAGGCGCGCCACAACTGGGGGCTGTGCGGCGCCCTGGCGGGCACCGGCATGTGCATCGCCTGGGACGTCCTGGAGCGGGTGGGGTGGGACGTCCACACCCTGACGGAAGACCTGGAGTTCTCCGCCAAGGCCCTGCTCCACGGCTACGTGACCACCTTCGCCCGGGAGACGCGGATCTATGACGAGAAGGTGACGGGCTTCGTCGCCTCCTGCCGGCAGCGGGTGCGCTGGGCCCGGGGGAACGTGCAGGTGATGCTGATCCACGCGCCCCGGCTGCTGTGGGCCGGCCTGCGGCAGCTCGATCCGGTGAAGTTCGAGTTCGTCTTCGACCTGACGCGGCCGCTGCACCTGGTGCTGACGACCGTGGTGTCGGCGCTGTCCCTGGCGGCGGGCCCGGAGCTGGCCCGGTGGGGGTGGGTGCCCTTGCCCGACTGGCCGGTGCGGCTGACGGCGCTGTTCGCCGTGGTGGGCCCGCTGCTGGTGCTGGTGCTGGACCGTCTGCCGCTGCGGCCCTACCGGTTCATCCCGCTGCTGCCGATCTTCCAGTACTCCTGGATCGTGCTGGTCCTCTGGGCGCTCCTCACCCCGCGGAACCGGCAGTGGGTGCCCACGGTCCACACCCGAGCGATGCGGCTGGGCGAGCTGTCCCGGTAGCCCTGTCCGCTGGGGACCGGATGGCGGGCGGAGGCGGGAAGAGCCGTCGGCAACGGTCATGAAACGGAGCCCACCCACTGAGCGGCCCCGGCGCCACCCTTCGGTACCGGGCGTTGGCGGCGACGGGCGGGCCTGCGGGCGTTCGTGCCCGTTCCGCCGACGTTCCGGCTGCGGCCGCGTTACAATGACCTCGTCATGAGCCTTCGCCACCCCTTCCGGACGTCGAACGCCACGGGCCGCGGCCGGCCGCCGGGCCAGCCCCGTGGGGCAGGACGGGGCACGCCCCCCGGGCCAGCCCCCGTGCCGGGCGCGTGGGCCGCCTACCGGCACCTGCTGCGCCCCTACCGCGGGCAGACGGCGCTGGCCGTGGTCTTGCTGCTCGCCCGTTCCGGCCTCGACCTGGGGATCCCCCAGATCCTCCGCTGGCTGCTGGACGTCGCCATCCCGGCCCGGGACCTGGGGCTCCTCGCGTCGGGAGCCCTGGTGTCGCTGGCCCTGGTGGCCGGGCGGGCCGCCGTCCACTACGCGGCCGTCTACGTCTCCTTCGACTTGACGCAGCGGGTCGTCCACGACCTGCGGGTGCGCCTCTTCCGCCACATCGCATCCCTGCCCCTGGCCTTCTTCCACCGGGAGCGCCAGGGTGCGGTGGTCTCCCGCCTGACCACCGACGTGGGCGCCATCGAGCGGTTCGTCCAGGCGGTGTTCGCGCGGCTGGCCGGCGAGTTCGGCGGCGTGCTGGCGGTGGTGGCCACGGTCATCGCCTTGCAGCCCGCCCTGGGCATGGGGCTGGCCCTGTTGCTGCCCGCGGCCGGCGCCTGGTTCTACCTGCAGACGGTCCGCATCCGCCGGTTGAGCCGGGAGATCCAGGCCCAGGCGGGCCGGCTGGGCGCCCGGGCCACCGAGGTGGTGGGGGCCATCGCCACGGTGAAGGCTTATGGCGGAGAGCCCCATGAGGCGGCCCGGTTCGCCGCGGCCAGCCAGCGGTACCGCAGCCTGAACATGGAGCGGCGGCGGTTCATCGGGCGGATGGAGAGCGGTGCCGACCTGATGGGCAACCTGGGGCTCCTGGCCCTGTTCTTCATCGGCGGTTACCTGGCCATCCGCGGCGTGCTGAGCCCCGGCCGGCTGGCGGCGCTGGTCTTGTACTTGCGGATGATGCTGGCGCCCGTCCGCAGCCTGGTGAACTTCCACCTGATCTTGCAGGAAGGCCTGGCGGCCATGGAGCGGGTTCAGGAGATCCTGGCCCTGCCGGCCGAAGGGGCTCGAGCCGAGGGGGCCTTCCCGGCGGAAGAACGGCAGGGGGCCCTGGGGAGCGCCGAGCCCGGGCACGCCCGGCCGGCGGCGACCGCCGGTGCCCGGCAGCCATCCGGGTCGCCCGGCGTCGCCGTTTTGGCACCGGCGTGGGGGGCCGGCGTGTGCCCGGGCCCCGGAGTGACGGCAGGGGCCGGAGCGGCAGCCGGCGCAGCCCTCGAGTTCGCCGGCATCTGGTTCCGCTACCAGCCCGGCGGTCCGCCCGTCCTCAAGGGCGTCGATCTGCGGGTCGCACCCGGCGAGCGGGTCGCCCTGGTGGGACGGTCCGGCGCGGGCAAGACCACCCTGCTCCAGCTGGTGCCCCGCTTCTACGACCCCGAGCGTGGGGCCGTGTACCTGGACGGCCGCGACGTCCGGGATTACGACCTGGACGGGTTGCGGCGGCAGGTCGCCTGGGTGATGCAGGATCCGGTGCTCTTCGCCGGGACGGTGGCGGAGAACATCGCCTACGGTTGCCCCGATGCGACCCCGGAGGCGATCCGGCGGGCGGCGGAGCTGGCGAACGCAGCCGCCTTCATCGAGGCCCTGCCCCAGGGGTACGACACGCCGGTGGGCGAACGGGGGGTGCGCCTCTCGGGCGGCCAGCGCCAGCGCATCGCCATCGCCCGGGCGCTGCTACGGCGCCCCCGGCTGCTGCTCCTCGACGAGGCCACCTCTTTCCAGGACGCCGAGTCGGAGGAACGCATCCACGAAGCCCTCGACCTGCTGGCGGCCGGGGGCTGCACCTGCGTGGTGGTGGCCCACCGGCTGTCCACCGCCCTGCGGGCGGATCGCATCGTGGTGATGGACGCTGGGCGGGTGGTGGAGACGGGCACCCACGCCCAGCTGCTGGCCCATGGGGGCCTCTACGCCCGGCTGTACCGGACGTTCTTCGCCCCCCGGCGCGTGGCGGCCGGCGGGCCAGGGAGCGGGGTGCCGCCGGCGGGACCGTGACCGGTATGCCGCGGCGGCGGTGGGCCGCCGGGACGGGGGCGCGCTGCCGTTCAGGATTCCACCAGCGCCCGCAGGCGGGGCAAGACGCCGGTTGCCCAGCCCCGGTCCATGCGCTCCCGGATCACCTCGTGGGGCTCGCCGCTTTCGGGGGCCACGTGGCCGGCCTTCCAGCCGGAGTGGACCAGCGTCAGCCGGGTTGCCGAGCCGGCGGGTTCCAGGGTGATGGTCACGTGCCAGTCGCTGCCCCAGGTGAAGGCCAGCCGGTACGGGGGATCGAAGGCCGTGACCCGGCACGGGACCGGCCCGAAGGGCGTCTGCAGGTGGAAGGTGGACCCCAGCCCGGGTTGCAGGTCGTTGGGCATGAGCCAGGCGGACATGCCCTGAGCGGTCGCCACCGCGTTCCATACCCGGTCCACGGGCGCTGCCAGAACCAGGGTGTGGCGGATGTCGGGGAGGCTGCGCCCCGGGTCCCCGGCGGCTACGGTCATGGCAGAGGCCTCCTCGTGCAAGGGGACTTCCCGCCCGGGGGGCCGGGTCGCGCGGCCGGGGCGGGGCTGCGGGCTGAGACTAGAGCGCCGCAAGGGCCATGTCAAGAGGCAAGCCCGACCAGGCCGGCGGGCGGCGGCCCTCCCGGGCGGGGTCAGCCGCTCCGGGCGGGGTCACAGAACCGCGGTCGAAGAACAAGGGGGAGAGAGGCGTGACCTGCTGCACCTTGCGCTTCCGGGTGCGCTACGGCGAGACGGACCGCATGGGCCGGGCGTATTATGCCCGTTACTTCGACTGGTTCACCGACGGGCGGACCGAGCTGATTCGCCGCATGGGGCTCTCGTACCGCCAGATGGAGGACCAGGGCGTGTTCCTCCCGGTGCTGGAGGCCACCTGCCGCTACCTTCGCCCCGTGGACTATGACGACGACCTGGAGCTGGAAGTCCGGTTGCAGCGGCTGACTCCCACCCGCATGGACTTCGCGTACCGCCTGCGGACGGCCGGCGGCGGTCCGGCCGTGGCGGAAGGGGAGACCCGTCACGCCTTCATCGACGGGCGGGGCAAGCCCGTCAACCTGCGCAAGGCGCGGCCGGAGCTGTGGCGGCAGTTGGAGGTCCTGCAGCCGGAAGGGCAAGCGCTGGCGGGGCGGGAGGCACCGCTGCCGCAGGAGGAACCGGCCCGGTGACCACCCGCCAGCGGCTGGTGGCGGAGCTGCAGCGGCTGGAATCGGCCGACCCGTCCCTGGCCGGGATGGCCCGGCGGCTGGAACCCTTGCTGGAGCTGCTGGACGCGGTGGACGCCGGAGCGGCCCTGGACGTCTGGGTGGAGTTTGCCGGGGGGCACGCGGTGGTGGCCGACGTGGCCTCCTGGTTCCGCGGCCTGGTGCGGGACGCAGCCGGCCCGGGCCTGGGCTTCGAGGGCCACGCCGGGGAGCTGGTGCTCCTGCTTCATCACATCCAGCAGGTGCGGCGGGAGCACCCGACCGGCGGGGTGCGCGTGTTGCTCGCCACCGGTGAGTCCGCCTGGTTCCGGGCCGTGCGACCCGGTCACAGCGGGCTCTCCCGGCCGGCGGGCCGCCCGGATCCTCCCCCAAGCGGCCTTCCTCCAGCGATCCCCGAAGAGGCTTCCCCTAAGATAGGGAGGGGAGACGGTGTGGTGGACAAGGACCCTGCCCGATGACGGGCCGCCGGTTCCCTGGCGGCGGTGGGCGCGGGCGGTGCCGGCCCGCAGTGCCCTTCGCCGCGGCCCGTAGCGGACAGGGCTGGGTTTGGTGCTGGAGGTGACGCGATGGCAGGCCGGGCGGGACCCGCGACACGGGACACCTCGAAAAGTCCGGGTGGCTGGAGAACGCGGATCCTGGATCGGTTGCCGGGGCTCTCGGCCGGCCGGCCGCCGGCTGTGGTCCTGGCGGCCCTTGTGGGGGCCGCGGGAGGCGCCTTCGCCGTCTTCTTCCGGGAGCTGGTGGATGCCAGCCAGGCGTTCTTCTTCGGGTGGGTGAGAGGCGTCCTGGCGCCCCTGTTGGGCCCGTACGCCGTCTTGTGGATTCCTGCCCTCGGCGGGCTGCTGGTGGGCCCGCTGGTCTACTTCCTGGCCCGCGAAGCCAAGGGCCACGGGGTGCCCGAGGTCATGGAAGCGGTCGCCCTGCGCGGTGGGCGCATCCGGCCGCGGGTGATCCTGGTCAAGGCGATCGCCAGCGCCGTGACCATCGGTTCCGGTGGATCGACCGGCCGCGAGGGGCCGATCGTCCAGATGGGCTCGGCCATCGGCTCGGTGGTCGGGCAAGGGCTGCGCCTGTCGGAAAGAACCGTGAAGACCCTGGTGGCCTGTGGGGCGGCCGCCGGCATTGCGGCCACCTTCAACGCTCCGATTGCCGGTGTCATCTTTGCCCACGAGGTCATCCTCGGCGAATTCGCGGGTGCGACCTTCACCCTGATCGTGATCGCGTCCGTGGTCGCGGCGGCCGTCGCCCACGGACTGGCCGGCAACCAGCCCGCATTCCTGGTCCCTCCCTATGAGCTCCGCCACCCCGTGGAGTTCCTGTTCTATGCGGTTCTCGGCGTGCTCGCGGGGGCGGCGGGTGTGCTGTTCATCCGGACCTTGTCCTGGTTCGAAGACCGTTTTGACGGCTGGAAGGGGGTGCCGCCCTACGCCAAGGCCGCCGTCGGCGGCGTGCTGGTCGGTGCCGTCGGCTTGCTGGTCCCCGAGGTGCTGGGGGTGGGCCATGGGACGATGGACGCGATCCTGCGCAGCGAGGGGCTGCCTGGAGGCCCTCCGGGTGTGCCGGCCGGCGCCCGCATCGCAGCGTGGGCCGGCCGCGCACCGGCGGGCGGGGACCCCGGGCTAGCCGTGCTGGTTTTGGCCGGGCTCTTCCTGTTCAAGCTGCTGGCCACCAGCCTGACCCTGGGGTCGGGGGGCTCCGGCGGCATCATGTCGCCATCCCTGTTCCTCGGCGCCACGCTCGGCGCGGCCGTGGGCACCTTGGCCCATGGTGCCTTGCCGTCTCTCACGGCCATGCCCGGCGCGTACGCCCTCGTCGGCATGGGGGCCGTGCTCGCCGCCACGACCCAGGCCCCGATCCAGGCGATTCTCATCGTCTTCGAGATGACCCGCGACTATCGCATCATCCTGGCGTTGATGATGGCGTGTGTGGTGGCCGTGCTGGTTTCCACCGCGCTGAGCGCCGACAGCGTCTACACGATCAAGCTGCGGCGCCGCGGGATTCGCTTGCGGGCCGGGCGCGACGTGACGGTGTTGCAGCGGATCCCGGTGCAGGAGGCCATGACGGCGAAGCCCGTGGTCGTGCGGCGTGACTGGCCCCTGGCCCGGGTGATCCGCGTGATGCAATCCTCCCGGCACAACGGCTTCCCCGTGGTGGACGAGAACGGCCACCTGGTGGGCGTGATCACCCTGGCCGACATTCGCAATACGTACCCCGACGAGCCCGAGCGGCGGCTCGCCGTGGCGGTCGAACAGGCGATGACCCCGAACCCCGTGGTGGCGTACCCGGACGAAAGCCTGGCCCAGGTCCTGGAACGCCTGGGGCGCTACGACGTGGGGCGGTTGCCGGTGGTGGCGCGTGGCGACCCGCGGCAACTGTTGGGCGTCATCACCCGCAGCGACGTGATCAAGGCGTACAACCGCCGTGTGCTTCAGCAGGTGCCGGGGACGGCAGGCAGGGGGATGGCGTCCCTGGCCGGCCCCGCTTGAAATGGTATTGTGAGAAAGGTGCGATTTCCCCGGCGAGGTGAGATTTCCATGCCCCTGGTCACCGGTATCGAGCTGCTCGAAGACGCCCGGAGGCGCGACTATGCCGTGGGCGCCTTCAACGTCAACAACATGGAGATCATCCAGGCGATCATCGCCGCCGCGGAGGAAGAGCGCTCGCCCGTGATCCTGCAGGCGAGCCAGGGCGCCATCAAGTACGCGGGCATCCGGTACATCCGCGCCCTGGTGCTGGCCGCGGCGGAAGAGGCCAAGGTGCCGGTGTGCCTGCACCTGGACCACGGCCCCAGCTTCGAGCAGGTCATGGAGTGCCTGCGCTACGGCTTCACCTCCGTGATGTTCGACGGCTCCCACCTGCCCTATGAAGAGAACGTGCGCCTGACCGCCAAGGCGGTGGAGGCGGCCCACGCCGTCGGCGTCTCCGTCGAGGGCGAGCTGGGCAAGATCGGCGGCGTGGAGGAGGAGATCCGGGTCGAGGACTGGGACGTGGTCCTGACCGACCCCGAGGTGGTGCCCGACTTCGTCGAGCGCACCGGCGTCGACTACCTGGCGGTGGCCATCGGCACCAAGCACGGCTTCTACAAGGGCGAGCCCAAGCTGGACTTCGAGCGCCTGGCCCGCATCCACCAGCTGATGCCCGACCTGCCCCTGGTGCTGCACGGCGGCAGCGGCATCCCCGAGGAACACATCCGCCGGGCCATTCCCCTGGGGGTGCGCAAGATCAACATCGACACCGAGCTGCGGGCGGCCTTCGTCGGCAAGGCACGGGAGGTCATGGCCGCCAAGCCCGAGGAGATCGACCCGCGCAAGATCCTGGGCCCGGCCCGCGAGGCGATGAAGGAGAAGGTCAAGGAGAAGATGCGCCTCTTCGGCTCGTCGGGCAAGGCGTGAGACCTCGCTCCCGCTCGTCCCGGAAGAACCGGTCCCGCCCGCAGGCGGGGCACGCCGGGGGCGGACATCGGGGGACGGCAAGGGCAGGCACGCCCGGCTGGAGGCTCGCCCGAGGCCGGATCGCCACCCGGCCGGTCGGCCCGCCGGGCGGCGGGTGGGTCCCGGCCCCGGCCGGCGCCATGCCCGGAAGGGGAGAGCGGAGGAATCGGGGATGGAACGGGAACTGACCCTCGAGCTGGTGCGGGTGACGGAGGCCGCCGCCCTGGCGGCCGCCCGCTGGATGGGCCGCGGCGACAAGAACGCCGCCGACGGCGCCGCCGTCGATGCCATGCGGGCCGTGTTCGACACCGTGGACATCCGCGGCACGGTGGTCATCGGCGAGGGCGAGATGGACGAGGCGCCGATGCTCTACATCGGCGAGCAGGTGGGCAGCGGCCAGGGGCCGGAGGTGGACGTGGCCGTCGACCCCCTGGAGGGCACCAACCTGGTGGCCAAGGGCCTGCCCGGGGCCATCGCCGTCCTCGCCGTGGCACCCCGCGGCTGCCTGCTGCATGCCCCCGACATGTACATGGAGAAGATCGCCGTGGGGCCGGCGGCCGCGGGGACCATCGACATCGAGCGGCCCATTGAAGAGAACCTCCAGGCCGTGGCCCGGGCCCTGAACAAGCGGGTGCAGGACGTGACGGTCATTCTGCTCGACCGGCCGCGCCACGCCGACCTGGTGGCCCGCATCCGCCGGGCCGGCGCCCGCATCCGCATGATCTCCGACGGCGACGTCTCGGCTGCCATCGCCACGGCCCTGGAGGGGACCGGCATCGACCTGATGGTGGGCATCGGCGGCGCCCCGGAAGGGGTGCTGGCGGCGGCCGCCCTCTACTGCCTGGGCGGCGAGCTGCAGGGGCGCCTGTGGCCGGAAGACGACGAGGACCGCGAGCGGATGCGGGCCATGGGGATCGACGAGGCCCGCGTCCTGCGGATCGAGGACCTGGTCCGGGGCGAGGACGTGATCTTCGCCGCCACCGGGATCACCAGCGGCGAGATGCTGAAGGGCGTGCAGTTCACCAGCCGCGGCGCCTTCACCCACTCGGTGGCCATGCGCTACCGGACCGGGACCGTGCGCTTCGTCGAAGCCTGGCACCGGCTGGAGCGCAAGCCCGTCATCGGCCCGCTGGTGGGGGGAACCGGCCCGGGCGCGGCCGGCTAGGTGGCCGGGGGCGGGACCCGGCGGGGGCTTGGGTACCGGACTTCCTGGGCGGCGCCGGCGGGCGGACCCGCGCCCGCCGGTGGCGACGGCCCAACGGGCGAGGTGGTTGGGATGGCGGACGTCCACCGGGACGAACCGGCCGCCGGCGCGGCGGCCCTGG
Proteins encoded in this window:
- a CDS encoding glutaredoxin domain-containing protein encodes the protein MPRKVELYMQPGUADCRHAEEFLRQLGVEFTAYDVRQDPAAYDRLVNQYQSRVTATVVIDGKVFRGFGRHREAIERALKGEGDGEAAGAGNGDGDR
- a CDS encoding DUF192 domain-containing protein, whose translation is MHWGVDQDAGREPDRPIAWSPRRPPGPGPVRVINLTRGTVLGDRITVAASWRARARGLLGRPALAPGEGLVLWPCRWVHGLGMAFAIDVVHVDRQGRVVAAYRLDPGRVGPPVWRGQAVLELPAGTIAATGTRTGDRLQWMVSAAGDVTV
- a CDS encoding glycosyltransferase family 2 protein, giving the protein MTYLDPAATVVGAPVWPVWLLRGLEAAVVFVVVYNLAVYVGGLRNPRPVPRTTPRTRFAVLIPAHNEEAVIGPLIESLGRQAYPRHLYDVFVVADNCTDGTAAAARAAGAHVWERFDDQRRGKQYAVAYALERIASLGRRYDAVVMFDADNLVEPNFLQVMNDHLAAGEKIIQAYVDAKNPDDSWVSAAFAFSFWMSNRWRLQARHNWGLCGALAGTGMCIAWDVLERVGWDVHTLTEDLEFSAKALLHGYVTTFARETRIYDEKVTGFVASCRQRVRWARGNVQVMLIHAPRLLWAGLRQLDPVKFEFVFDLTRPLHLVLTTVVSALSLAAGPELARWGWVPLPDWPVRLTALFAVVGPLLVLVLDRLPLRPYRFIPLLPIFQYSWIVLVLWALLTPRNRQWVPTVHTRAMRLGELSR
- a CDS encoding ABC transporter ATP-binding protein, whose protein sequence is MPGAWAAYRHLLRPYRGQTALAVVLLLARSGLDLGIPQILRWLLDVAIPARDLGLLASGALVSLALVAGRAAVHYAAVYVSFDLTQRVVHDLRVRLFRHIASLPLAFFHRERQGAVVSRLTTDVGAIERFVQAVFARLAGEFGGVLAVVATVIALQPALGMGLALLLPAAGAWFYLQTVRIRRLSREIQAQAGRLGARATEVVGAIATVKAYGGEPHEAARFAAASQRYRSLNMERRRFIGRMESGADLMGNLGLLALFFIGGYLAIRGVLSPGRLAALVLYLRMMLAPVRSLVNFHLILQEGLAAMERVQEILALPAEGARAEGAFPAEERQGALGSAEPGHARPAATAGARQPSGSPGVAVLAPAWGAGVCPGPGVTAGAGAAAGAALEFAGIWFRYQPGGPPVLKGVDLRVAPGERVALVGRSGAGKTTLLQLVPRFYDPERGAVYLDGRDVRDYDLDGLRRQVAWVMQDPVLFAGTVAENIAYGCPDATPEAIRRAAELANAAAFIEALPQGYDTPVGERGVRLSGGQRQRIAIARALLRRPRLLLLDEATSFQDAESEERIHEALDLLAAGGCTCVVVAHRLSTALRADRIVVMDAGRVVETGTHAQLLAHGGLYARLYRTFFAPRRVAAGGPGSGVPPAGP
- a CDS encoding SRPBCC family protein, encoding MTVAAGDPGRSLPDIRHTLVLAAPVDRVWNAVATAQGMSAWLMPNDLQPGLGSTFHLQTPFGPVPCRVTAFDPPYRLAFTWGSDWHVTITLEPAGSATRLTLVHSGWKAGHVAPESGEPHEVIRERMDRGWATGVLPRLRALVES
- a CDS encoding acyl-CoA thioesterase; translated protein: MTCCTLRFRVRYGETDRMGRAYYARYFDWFTDGRTELIRRMGLSYRQMEDQGVFLPVLEATCRYLRPVDYDDDLELEVRLQRLTPTRMDFAYRLRTAGGGPAVAEGETRHAFIDGRGKPVNLRKARPELWRQLEVLQPEGQALAGREAPLPQEEPAR
- a CDS encoding chloride channel protein, with amino-acid sequence MAGRAGPATRDTSKSPGGWRTRILDRLPGLSAGRPPAVVLAALVGAAGGAFAVFFRELVDASQAFFFGWVRGVLAPLLGPYAVLWIPALGGLLVGPLVYFLAREAKGHGVPEVMEAVALRGGRIRPRVILVKAIASAVTIGSGGSTGREGPIVQMGSAIGSVVGQGLRLSERTVKTLVACGAAAGIAATFNAPIAGVIFAHEVILGEFAGATFTLIVIASVVAAAVAHGLAGNQPAFLVPPYELRHPVEFLFYAVLGVLAGAAGVLFIRTLSWFEDRFDGWKGVPPYAKAAVGGVLVGAVGLLVPEVLGVGHGTMDAILRSEGLPGGPPGVPAGARIAAWAGRAPAGGDPGLAVLVLAGLFLFKLLATSLTLGSGGSGGIMSPSLFLGATLGAAVGTLAHGALPSLTAMPGAYALVGMGAVLAATTQAPIQAILIVFEMTRDYRIILALMMACVVAVLVSTALSADSVYTIKLRRRGIRLRAGRDVTVLQRIPVQEAMTAKPVVVRRDWPLARVIRVMQSSRHNGFPVVDENGHLVGVITLADIRNTYPDEPERRLAVAVEQAMTPNPVVAYPDESLAQVLERLGRYDVGRLPVVARGDPRQLLGVITRSDVIKAYNRRVLQQVPGTAGRGMASLAGPA
- a CDS encoding class II fructose-1,6-bisphosphate aldolase translates to MPLVTGIELLEDARRRDYAVGAFNVNNMEIIQAIIAAAEEERSPVILQASQGAIKYAGIRYIRALVLAAAEEAKVPVCLHLDHGPSFEQVMECLRYGFTSVMFDGSHLPYEENVRLTAKAVEAAHAVGVSVEGELGKIGGVEEEIRVEDWDVVLTDPEVVPDFVERTGVDYLAVAIGTKHGFYKGEPKLDFERLARIHQLMPDLPLVLHGGSGIPEEHIRRAIPLGVRKINIDTELRAAFVGKAREVMAAKPEEIDPRKILGPAREAMKEKVKEKMRLFGSSGKA
- the glpX gene encoding class II fructose-bisphosphatase, which gives rise to MERELTLELVRVTEAAALAAARWMGRGDKNAADGAAVDAMRAVFDTVDIRGTVVIGEGEMDEAPMLYIGEQVGSGQGPEVDVAVDPLEGTNLVAKGLPGAIAVLAVAPRGCLLHAPDMYMEKIAVGPAAAGTIDIERPIEENLQAVARALNKRVQDVTVILLDRPRHADLVARIRRAGARIRMISDGDVSAAIATALEGTGIDLMVGIGGAPEGVLAAAALYCLGGELQGRLWPEDDEDRERMRAMGIDEARVLRIEDLVRGEDVIFAATGITSGEMLKGVQFTSRGAFTHSVAMRYRTGTVRFVEAWHRLERKPVIGPLVGGTGPGAAG